In Pueribacillus theae, the DNA window CGGCAGCTGCACGTTACCGCAGCCTAGAGTGACTCGATGATTGATGGTTTAATGAACATCATGATGAGTAATCAGGGTGGCACCACGATCTATTCGTCCCTATTCGGATGAATAGATTTTTTTATTTCAATTTTAATTGAAAGGAAGAAATAAGATGAAAACCATTTTTTCAGGGATTCAACCGAGCGGTACATTAACCATTGGAAACTATCTCGGTGCGATGAAACACTTTGTTGGTTTGCAAGAAGAAAATGATTGTTATTTTTGTATCGTCAACCAGCATGCGATCACCGTTCCCCAGGAAAAGAAAACACTTAAAGAAAACACACGGAGTCTTGCGGCTCTTTACATTGCTTCTGGAATTGATCCGGATCGTTCAACGCTTTTTGTGCAATCCGAAGTGCCTGCGCATGCGCAGTTAGGCTGGATGTTGCAATGTGTGGCATATATTGGAGAACTTGAAAGAATGACGCAATTTAAGGATAAGTCTGAAGGAAAAGAAGCAGTATCTGCAGGGTTGCTGACATACCCTCCATTAATGGCCGCAGATATTTTACTCTACAGTACGGACATTGTTCCGGTCGGCGAAGATCAAAAACAGCACATTGAGCTTACAAGAGATCTTGCAGAACGGTTTAATAAACGATACAACAATATTTTTAAAATACCCGAGGCTCAAATTCCTAAAGTCGGGGCAAGAATCATGTCCCTTCAAAATCCATTAAAAAAAATGAGCAAGTCTGATGAAAACATAAAAGGTTTTATCAGCATGCTTGATACAGAAAAACAAATCATAAAGAAAATAAAAAGCGCGCAAACGGACTCAGACAATTCGATTAAATATGATAAAGAAAACAAGCCGGGGATCTCGAATTTATTGTCGATTTATTCACTATGCTCAAATGAATCGATTGAATCGATTGAACAAAAATATAGCGGGAAAGGATATGGCGAATTTAAAACAGACCTTGCCGAAGTCGTTGTCAATACGTTAAGACCGATTCAAGAAAAATATTTCGAATTAATTGATTCCGAAAAACTCGATGATATTCTTGACCACGGGGCAGAAAAAGCGAGCGAAACCGCGAATAAAATGCTAAGAAAAGCGGAACGCGCAATGGGACTTCAAAGAAAGTAAACACAAGTACTTTCTATTTGTTCACTTTTTACATATTTCATTTGGTGTAAATACAGCTTTTCAGTGCTAAATCAATAGATCATCGTTTCACTATAAAAAGCTGTTCGCACTAAGCGAACAGCTTTTTAATTAACTTGTGTCCCTTCTTCCAATTCCCACATTTTCTCAAAGAAAGAATGTCCCTTTATTAATTTTTCACATATTTTATAATGTTTGACACTCCACCCTTGCTCAAGCGCATGAAAAAGCTGGTTCCATGCCTCATCAAAGTCCATTAATTGAAATTCAATATAGCGTTCAGGCTGCCATTCTGTCAACCAATAGCGTATTTCCGCTACATTTCCTGTTGTATAGAGATGATCAAGTGCCATAAAGAGGAGTTGTTTTAACTGCCTTTCTTTACGGGTTAGGCCAATCATGCTATCAGGGCTCGGGGATAAAATATGGTATTCCTTGTTTAATGCTGATTTTTCAAAAAAATATTTTTTTGCTTTTTCTTTTTCTACCATTTCAATAACAGCTTTTTCCTGACGGGGAATGAGGCGGCTTTTTCTGATTGGGATTTTATAACCAAGCGTGTTTACAGCAAGCACATTCATTCCGTCCGTCGCGATAAAACAATATTCAATTTGTGTACGGTAGCTATTTTTCCTTACGTACGATTTGTTATAGATTTCCTCTAATAATTCATCTGGGATATCTAAAAGCTCATTTTCAATATATAAAAATAAGGGACGTTCAAGCTTTACAACAGGCACCTGATCAATGACTTCGATAAAGTCATCTTTTCTCCACTCATGAAAAGAGCACACATTATACCCATTTTCTTCTCCTTCAAACCAATTCACCCAAACATCGTTTAAAAACAACATTTGTAACCCCTCACTTTAGAACTGTTTCTCAAGAACGTTTGTTGTAAAAACAGTATAGTCAGGAAAATCTTGTTTTATTCTCATTTTCAGCCTATTCTTGTCCATTTTTTAGTCTTTTCCAGATGGAAAGTAAATACTGCCAGTTATAAGTGCGATTCCAATAGAAAACAAATAAGGTTCCGGTTGAGTTAAAATAAATTCGAAATATTTCGCAAGGCCATGCCCAGTTGTAATAATATTTAAGTAAGCGATAAGGGTTACACCAGATATTACAGAGAGGCCAAATCCGACCATTAGAAGAAAAAAACGAAAAATCATTGTTTATCCCATTCCACAGCATTCGTTTTCATCGTTAAACGAACACTCCCTTTTTCAATCGACCTTCATATTCCATTCATATGGGACAACCTCCCTTATTATTCTTGTGAAAGCCATTAAACGGCTGCGGCGTGGTAAATAGTAGTTAAAATGGTAAGATTGTCCAACCAATCAACAAATGAAAAATGCAGCCGCCTTATTTTTAGACGGGCTGCATTCAACCGTTATGTTTCATATTATTCATTATATGCTTTAAAAATTAAGGTTGCATTATGTCCGCCAAATCCGAGGGAATTTGATAAAACCGCCTTTATTTCTTTCTCTCTCGCTTCATTGGGGACATAATCAAGGTCACAGTCGGGATCCGGCGTTTGATAATTGATCGTTGGCGGTATAATTCCTTCTTTGATTGCTTTAATTGAAAAGATTGCTTCTGCTGCACCGCCCGCACCAAGTAGATGGCCAGTCATTGATTTTGTTGAACTTACCGCAAGCTTATACGCGTGGTCACCAAAGACTGTTTTGATCGCGATCGTTTCGAACTTGTCATTGTACTCTGTGCTCGTCCCGTGAGCATTGATATAATCAATTTCTTCAGGATTCATATTCGCATCTTGCAGTGCCTGCCTCATTGCACGGACGCCGCCTTCTCCTTCAGGCGCAGGAGCTGTAATGTGGTAAGCATCCCCAGTCGATCCGTATCCGACGATTTCGGCGTAAACTCTTGCTCCCCGTTTTTTTGCAGATTCGAGTGACTCCAAGATGAGAATTCCTGCACCTTCACCCATAATAAATCCATCACGGTCTGCATCAAAAGGCCTGCAAGCTGTTTCAGGATCAGGATTAAAAGAGAGCGCCTTCGCCGAACTAAAACCTGCTAAAGCCATAGAAGTAATCGGAGCTTCTGCACCGCCGGTAATCATAACATCCGCATCACCACGCTGAATCACTTTAAAGGCATCGCCGATTGAATTCGTTCCAGTAGCACACGCCGTTACAGTACATGAGTTGATCCCTTTCGCACCTAAAATAATTGATACTTGCCCTGATGCCATATCAGGAATAAGCATTGGAACGAAAAAAGGGCTGACACGGCGGTAACCTTTTTTTTGAAAAATTTCAAACTGCTCTTCGTACGTTTCCATCCCGCCGATACCAGAGCCAATCCAGACACCTACTCTTGTCGCATTCTCTTCTGTAATTTCTAACTCTGCATCTTTCACCGCCATTAAAGAGGAAGCAACTGCAAATTGAGTAAACCGATCCATTTTTCTCGCTTCTTTCCGATCAATAAATGCTGTCGGATCAAAATCATTTACTTCTCCTGCTACTTTTACCGGAAAATTATCCGGATCTATTCTTGATAATTTGCCGATGCCAGACACGCCATTGATTGCATTTTCCCAAGTCGTTTCAGCATTTAATCCTAGTGGCGTTACGGCCCCTATTCCAGTAATAACAACTCGATTCTTATCCATTACCATTATACCTCTCCTTCTCGCGAAACTATATACTGCTTATTTTCCCCAACGAAGAGCCATCGCTCCCCAAGATAGTCCACCGCCAAAGCCTACCATTACTATTACGTCGCCATCTTTTATTTTTCCTTCTTTTACAGCTTCATAAAGTGCGATAGGAATGGTGGAAGAAGACGTATTTCCATATTTATTTACAGTATAGGCCATTTTTTCCAATGGTACGTCTAGTCTCTGTCTGGCAGATTCCATAATTCTTAAGTTGGCCTGATGTGGAATAAAGTAATCAATATCATCTTTGGTGAGATTGGCGTCCTCAATCACTTTTAAAGAAGATTCTCCCATTTGGCGAACCGCAAATTTAAACACTTCACGGCCATTCATATAAATAAAATCACCATCTTGGAAAAGGTGCTTCTTCCCTCTCCCATCTGTTCCCAAATCAAAAGAAAGGATGCCCTTCCTATCACTAACAGGGCCAATAATCGCTGCACCAGCTGCATCGCCAAATAGCACACAAGTATTTCGGTCGGTGTAATCTGTTATTTTGGAAAGCTTCTCAACTCCAATAACAAGAACATGCTTCGCAACACCTGTTTCAACAAATTGCTTTGCTGTTACCACCGCATAAATAAAACCGGCACATGCCGCGCTTACATCCATTGCAGGCACTTGGCGCGCGCCAATATTATGCTGTACCATTGAAGCAACGGAAGGAAAACCATGATCAGGTGTCACAGTAGCGACAAGAATCATATCAATGTCTTCAGCAGTCAGCCCTGCATCGCTGATTGCTTTTTCAGCAGCAAAAGTTGCCATGTGAGAAGTATTGACTTCATCACTTGCAATTCTTCTCTCTTCAATTCCTGTCCGTGTACGAATCCACTCATCCGATGTGTCAACCATGTTTTCCAAATCTTTGTTCGTTAATATCCGTTCAGGCAAATACCTGCCGAGCCCTAAAATCCCCACATTCATAGCAAATCTCCTTTGTAATTATTAATTACTATCAAATATTATGATCTGGTACTAATTTTAATTCATTTGTTTTTATTTGACAAGGAAAAAAGAGAGGCAGCTAACTCGCTACCTCTCTACATTCTATATAGAGACATATTATCCTTCCAACAATAATGTTTCAGGATCTTCAATCATTTCTTTTACTTTCACGAGAAAACGAACGGCTTCACTTCCATCAACAATCCGGTGGTCGTAAGAAAGTGCGATATACATCATTGGTCGAATTTCCATCTTGTCTCCGACAGCGATTGGGCGATTTTGGATGGAGTGCATCCCTAAGATTCCAACCTGCGGCGCATTGAGAATCGGAGTCGACATAAGCGAACCAAAAATGCCGCCATTTGTAATTGTAAATGTTCCACCTTGTAAATCACTTAATGACAATTTATTGTTGCGGGCTTTTGTAGCAAGATCTGCAATTTCTTTCTCGATTTCTGCAAACGTAAGTTTATCAGCGTCCCGAACAACTGGTACAACAAGGCCTTCCTCAGCCGAAACAGCAACGCCAATATCATAGTATTTTTTGAGAAGCATTTCATCGCCTTGAATCTCGGCGTTGATTCTTGGGAAAGCTCGCAATGCACCAACAACAGCTTTCGTAAAGAATGACATAAAGCCAAGTTTCACATCATGCTGTTTAAGAAACTGCTCTTTGCGGCGGTTGCGCAATTCAAAGATTGCTGTCATATCTACTTCGTTAAACGTAGTAAGCATTGCAGCGGTATGCTGGACTTCAACAAGCCTTTTTGCAATCGTTTGGCGGCGGCGTGACATGCGGACGCGCTCAACAGGCCTTGCATTATCTGTTGTCTGTCCGGTAGCAGCCGGCCGGCTTGGAGCTGGCGTTTGTTGAGGCTGTGAAGGTTTTGCAGGTGTTGGCTCAGTTCCGTGAGATTTCACATCTTCTACTCGAACTCTGCCAAGCGGGTCCCGGCTTTTCACTTCAGTGAGATCAATGCCTTGTTCCCTAGCTTGCCTCCTTGCAGCCGGTGAAGCAATTGGGCTGTTTATGCTGCGCTGTCCAGGCTCGAAAGTGGATTCTGATTTCGAGCTAGGTGCTTCTTTCACTTCATTATGCTCAGCAGGCGGCTCTTGCGCTGCTGGCGCAACAGGTTCAGGTTGTTCTTCTTGTTTTGCGCCGGATGAAGCAGCTTCCCCACTTTCATCGACTATTGCAATTGTTTCCCCTACTTGTACGGTGTCGCCCACTTCTTTCAGCAATTCTTTGACGACGCCGGAATTGTCTGCATTTACTTCAATATTCACTTTGTCAGTTTCTAAGACCGCAATTGGTTCACCTTGCTCAACCGCCTCACCAGGATTTTTTAACCATTCTGCAATCGTTCCTTCTGTAATCGATTCTGCCAATTCTGGTACAACAATATTAATCACAATTACTTACTCCCTTCACCGGATTGCATTTTCTCTTTTTGAATTGCTAAAGATTCTCTTAGAATTCTGTTTTGTTCAATGTTGTGAATGTCGGACGAGCCTTCTGATGGACTCGAACGTTCAGGGCGTCCGATATACTTCACAGGAACACCATTCGGAGCAATCCCTCTAAGCCGAGGTTCAATATACATCCAAGATCCCATGTTTTTCGGTTCTTCTTGCACCCAAACAATCTCTTTTAGATTGTTGTAGCGGGAGAAGATTTCTTTTATCTCCTTTTTCGGGAAAGGATAAAGCTGTTCAACACGAATAATATGGAGCAAGTCTTTCGCATCTTCATAAGAATCTAATTCGGCTTCTAAGTCAACGGCTATTTTACCGCTGCAAAGAATAATACGCTCAATGCGTTCTTTATTTTCACCCAGTCCAGGCTGTTCAAGGATGGTAGAAAATTTGCCTTTCGTAAAAGCTTCCGTCTTCGACGCAACACGCGGGTTTCTAAGCAAGCTTTTTGGTGCCATGACAATTAATGGCCTCCATGCCTCATGAGAAATTCTAGCAGCTTGTAACCGCAATACGTGGAAATATTGCGCGGCCGTTGTCACGTTAACAACAGTCCAGTTATGTTCTGCTGCCTGCTGCAAAAATCTTTCAAGCCTTGCGCTTGAGTGCTCAGGTCCCTGCCCTTCGTAACCATGAGGCAATAGGAGTACGAGTTCAGATTTCTCGCCCCATTTTGCTCTGCCTGCGGCAATAAATTGGTCGATAATGACTTGGGCAACGTTCGCAAAATCGCCAAATTGGGCTTCCCAGATGACAAGCGTGTCTTGAGCATATACGTCGTAGCCATACTCAAATCCCAGCACTGCCGTTTCGGTCAATGGGCTGTTATGAATGGCAAATGACGCTTTTGCTTGTGGGATGGCGTGCAAAGGGACATGGGTTTTTCCTGTATTCGGGTCATGCAGAACAAAATTGCGGTGTGCAAATGTCCCTCGTTCAGAATCTTGGCCCGTCATGCGGATTGGAGTGCCATCCGCCAATATTGTAGCAAAAGCAAACGTTTCAGCTAATGCCCAATCAATTTTCCCGCCGTCGTCAAATGCGTTTTCCCGCCGTTTTAAAATTCGATCCAACTTTGGATAAACGGAGAAGCCTTTAGGATATTTTAAGAGATCGGCGTTAATTTCTTTTAACTTATTTTCTGGAACAGCTGTTTCAATGCCGTACATTGCATTTGTCTCTTGATCATGCGAAATAGGAGACATTAGCTCTGATTTTATTTTTTCATAAGCTTTTTTCAAGTTCGTTTGAACGGTCTCAACAATCTCTTTCGACTTCTCTGATGTAATTATCCCTTCTTTTTCCAATTGATCGGCATATATTTTACGTAATGTCGGGTGTTTATTAACTTTTTGATACATTAATGGTTGTGTAACTATCGGATCGTCCATTTCGTTATGGCCAAGACGCCTATATCCAATTAAGTCAATTAGGAAATCTTTATTGAATTTTTCGCGATATTCGCACGCCATACGCACAGCCGCAATGCACGCCTCAATATCGTCCGCATTCACATGAACAATTGGAATTTCAAAGCCTTTCGCAAGGTCGCTGGCATAAAGGGTCGACCTTGAATCATAGCTTTGTGTCGTAAAGCCGATTCGGTTGTTTGCGATAATATGAATGGAACCGCCTGTCTGGTAGCCTCGCAGTTGGCTTAAGTTTAGCGTTTCCGGTACAACACCTTCACCAGGAAAAGCTGCATCCCCATGAACGAAAACAGCAAGCGCTTTTTTGACATCTTGAACAGGGTATCCTGCAGATTCTCGATTTTCCTGTGCAGCTCTCGTAAACCCTGCAACCACCGGATTGACGAATTCCAAGTGGCTCGGATTATTTGCCAGCCTAATTTTAGCCACAGTTTTTCCCTTTGTAAGTGAACGATTAGCACCCAAATGATATTTTACATCACCAGTCCAACCATAGTTGATTCCCATTGAGCCTTCGGAAGGAACAAGTTCCTTATTCGGTGAACGATGAAATTCTGAGAAAATCTTATGATAAGGTTTTCCAAGAACATGCGCGAGAACATTTAAACGCCCACGGTGGGCCATACCAATTAAAACGCCGCGCGTTCCTTTTTGTACGACCTGAACAACAAGTTCATCAAGCATGGGAACAAGAGCATCCACACCTTCAATGGAGAATCTTTTTTGCCCCACGAATGTCCGTTGAAGAAATTGTTCGAATCCTTCAACCTGAGACAGCCTTTGAAGCAGATCGAGTTTCTTTACTTTATGGATTGGCTTTTGAAGCTCACCTGACTCCACATAGTCAAGAAGCCATTTTCTTTCTTCAATGTTATGAACGTGATCAAATTCAAAACCTAATGTGCTAGTATAGATTTCTCGCAATCGTTTTACCGCATCAAATGCAGTGTGTATGTCATCGTGAGCATCTTTCCATACAAGTTTGGCTGGAATTGACTCTAAATCTTTTTCCGTTAAGTCATACTCAGACAATTTAAGCGATGGCGGCTCACTAGGAGGACCTTCAATTGGATCTATGTTTGCAGCCAAGTGGCCAAAAGTACGAATGTTTCGGACTAGCCTGCCTGCCTCAACGGCCTTATTTGTCATTTCCCAATGGTTCTCTTGTGAGACCATAGGGGCAGTTTCGGCTGGCATAGCGGGAGTATGGCTTTCCATATCTTCAGCTTGAGGAGGAGCACCCCACTGTTCAAAAAGCTCTCTTAATTCCGGCTCAACGGAATTTGGATCATTTTGAAATGCGTCATACTGTTCATAGATGTAACCAAGATTCGGGCCATAAAAATTTTGCCATGGTGAACGATCGTTTGCCGTGCTCTTCATCGGCATGGTGATAGATACCTCCAACTACATTTTATTTTAATAAGATTTATTATTCCCATATCAGTTATACCACTTACATAAAATAACTCAACAGTAAATTTTTATAAAATGATAAGTTTTTTACATAAAGTATTTTTCACTTACCATTGTACCACATTAACCAGGTGTTTTGGACTAATAAAGAAGCTCCTTTCTTGATAAAATGAGGCTTCAATCAGTGAGGGTGGGTTTGGCCCCACTGGTTGTGGATCATGCATACATTGCCACACGATATATCGTGCTTAGCCTGTGAACTTTATGCCCGTTAATGCGGCAAAACAGTTCTCAATGTTTTCACCCCTGTTTTTCTTTCAAAAATGAAGGCTTTTAACGATGCATCTTTTTTGGAAAAACATATGATAAATTGAACGGCGTATCGCGAGATATAGAGGATTTTACGCCTATTTTAGAAAAAAGGAGGTTTAATAATTGGTAGACAATAATCGTCAATGGCAACAAAGGCCTTTTTCGGGCTTTCCGTTTAATGGGCCAATGCCGCCGCAACAGCAAATGCCGACACACCCCCCCTTTTTCCAACAGATGGATCAGCAGCAACTCCAACAGCAACCCGTGAAACGACCCGGTTTTTTAGGCCAATTACAAAAACCCGATGGAAGCTGGGATTTTGATAAAATGATAAACCATGGCGGACAAATTATGAGTATTGTCAACCAAGCAAAGCCATTGGTGAAGCAAATGGGACCATTATTTTCTCTTTTTAAAAGATAAAGACGGTACTATAGATAGAGCCACCGTACAAACGAAACGATGTGGCTCTGTCTACTGACCGTCTTCTTGTTTTCCGAGATTATAAGCATCTGACATCACTTGCGTAAGCAAATGAAGGACAGGCTGTAAATCTTCCATATTAATTTCAATTCCTTTACGATCAAGTAATTCTTTCGCTTCAGGAAGGTATTTCATCGCAATTTGCATAAATTGCATATTTCTTTCTTGTTCTACCATCGGAATGACTTCCTTTCATTCAAAACAAATGTTAATAGAAACCTTAACTTTTTTATACTATGAACAATTGAAAAAATCAAGGATTTTAGTCTGTATTTAATCATAAAGTGAAGGGTTGTGATTCATAACTTTTTGCACATGCTCGTTATATTTTTTCAACCCTTCCTCTAATGAGTATGAAGGAATAAATGATAGATGGTTTTTAACTTTTTCATTTGAAATATGCTGTTCATCGTTTGATAAGTTATAAATGTCGATTTGCCCAAGTTGGTAACCACGGTTTACCGCAAGCCATATGGCCTCAACAACATCCTCAATATACATCGATTGTCTCTCTAAATCTTTGCATCCTTCTAACTCAAGAATCGCCTTATGTTTCGTTTGGAGAAGGTCGTGCAATAATGAATTGCTTTCAAGCCAAGGGCCATAGACAAAGGGCAATCGAAAAATGATGAGTGGAAACTTCCCTTTTTTCGCTTCATCCAATAATAATGCCTCTTCCTGCATTTTTCTTTTGCCAAATGTTGATTCCGGTTTTAGCGAGGTTTCTTCTGTAATAAGGCTTTCTTGTTTTTCATAAACATCGATGGTTGAAAGAAAAACAAGCGGAATTTGTTCTTGAGCACAAAAAGCAGTCACTTGATCTACATTAGCAACATGTAAAGGCCAATCTGCAAAATGAAAGAAAACATCCGCACCACTTATGGCATCAAGATGATTTAGATCAGCTTGTTCTTGATCGATAAATTGAAACAACGAATTTCTTCCAATGGATAACAACATTTCTTCCTTAACCTTCCGGTTGTCCTTTAATGAATCGATTCCAATCACTTCAACGCTTTCCTCCAACAATCGCACACAAGTATGAAACCCGAAGAACTCTAATGCACCAGTAACAACTGCCTTTTGCATGTCTTCCTCCCCGATTGAAATGATAACAAGCGATAGATGTTTAAAATTTATGCAGGGCTTTGTCAACTTTACGACAGTTTCATTCTTTTGTATTAAAATTCCGTATGATATCCTTCTTTTTTAAAAAAGTATATGGTAAAATAATGTCGGAATATTAACGGATCTGAGGTGAGAAAATGCGTTTTATTATGACCTTCATTGTTTCTTTTCTTTTGATTCAAATGGTTTATTATGTACTTGGAAATATGAACAGTGTAACGTATAGCTTTGCGAATGCGACGATTATGAGTATTATATTTGGTATTCTTGCCATTGTGATTGGAGAATCAACGGTTTCTGAACCAGATGTGTAAGAAAACAAATTCAGTAAAGTGCGTGTTCAAAAAGGAGGACAACGAGAGGCAAGAAGGTCGAGGAAGCGTAGCTCTGAGCACCGCAGCGTATGTTTGTAGGATACGTGAGGAGCGGAAGAGCAAGCTGACGAAGAGATTCGCCGCTTATCGTTCCCGGACTTTTTGAGCATCCTCGTATAGTAAAGTTATTCAGCTTGTGGAGAAACTCTCTTTTCTCTCCACAAGCTTTTTCTTTTTTATCCTCAACTTTTAATGTAGGAATGAATATATAACTAAGGAGAGCCTTTTAATTTTTTAACACGGGTGATCCTAGTTGAAAGATATTCACGTATTATTCCTAGATAATCCGAATCAATTTGCTTTGGAAAAAGCTTTACATTCCCTAGATTTTATGAAAGAACGTGTAGCAGGAGCGACGATTTTTGAAAATCGCCATTCTTTCAAACTTCATTCCCCATCTATTGATATAAAGGTCGAATACAAAACGATTGAGAAAGGAGATTTAGGACAAACATTAAATAACTATGCTCAGACTTTAACATGTAAATATGTTTTATTTTTTTATGGCTACGACTATCTCAGCTCCGCTGCAAATCAACAATCCTTTCATTTAAATCCAACTCAATCCGTTATAACTTATGCGTATAACCTTCAAAATATCGTTATTCAGCGCCCTATTTTTGTAAAAACCTCTGCCCTCCAACAGAAGAAGCTATTATCAAAACAACAAGTTCCCTTTAAAGAGGCTGTATTATCTTCATGGTTAATGGGATTTGCCCCATCAGAAGTCAAAACATTAAAAGAAAACGTTGTAAAGCACATAAGAAAAAAAGCAAACGCAAATGCCCTTCATAAGCAGCTCTTTTTAAAAAAATTCACTTCGCAGCCAAGTCTTTCCCGTGTCAGATTACCTTCCCTTGCCATCATGATTTCTAATTATAATATGGCCCAGTATGTCGAAACGGCTGTTACTTCCTGCATGTTGCAAAATGAACCAGCTGATCAAATATTGATTGTGGATGACGGTTCGACTGATGGTTCTTACAGCCGTCTAAAAAAATGGGAAAAGATTCCGGGAATACAACTGTTAAGAAAAAAAAATGGAGGAAAAGCTAGAGCGTTGAATCAGCTAATTCCTTATATCGATACGGAATTCGTATTGGAATTGGATGCTGATGATTGGCTTGATCCTGATGCTTTATCGACAATGAAACGACTTTTAAGCGTGCTGCCAAAAAACGCAGTTGTTTTATATGGGAACCTCAAAGTCTGGAAGCAGGGAGCTTCCGGTGAAATGCACTTCAAGGCTACCAATTACGGAAAACCTGTGAAAAATAAACAAGATCTGCTCTCCTATCGTTTTCCATTAGGGCCGCGAATTTATCGAACGTCTTCTTTAAAGGAAAATGGGGGTTTTCCAGTTATCGGATTCCAAGATGGCCGGCTTTACGAAGATGTAAGTATTTTAAACGGCCTAATTAAAAAAGGACAGTTGTATTACCAAGATTTTACAGTCTACAATGTGAGAGAACATAATTCAAGTATTACAAAAAAAAATCATCCCAATTGGAATGATTTTAAGAAATATCTTACCTAGGCAGCTGCGGGAAAGCGAACGAAGTTGATTGCTCCTAATGAGATGCTAATCGTTATGTTAATACCGTACCCAGTATTTTGAACCACGATAACGATAGGGCCTATTTGAAGCATGAGCCCATCTATAAGATTCGTATTTGTTGCAATCTCAGCTTGCGCGCCCGCTCGCCTTGCTAACTCTTTTTGAAACGTGGATTCAAACATTCAATAACCTCCTTTATTGTTCACTTACGCTTTCAATTTGATCAAAAGGAATCAAAACTTGAGAGCCATCCCCTTCAATCATCGCAACATAATCATCTTTAACAGCAGCTACTGTTCCGGTAACCGTATCGAAAGCTGTTGTTACCGCTGCCTGTTTATTGAGTAGATTTGAAAGTACTTCCTTGATTGAACCAGGAGTGCCAGGCTCTGTCGGGGGTGAGGGAATTAAATCTGGCAGCGTAATTCCTAAGTCGATGCCAGGCAAGTTTATAGATATATTGGAATTCTCAGCTACATTGTTTAAATTTTGAGAGATTTGACTTAGAAGCATGGTAAGCAATCTTTGCCTTGTTTCACTATTTAATGCCAACTCAATCATCCTTTCTTCTTTTACTTTATTTATATGCTTTTCCAGAACTCGTTGAATAGGAGGCTTCATCAACTTTCATGACAAATCCGCATCCGTACCCCACAAATACACACACCATGACTCTATGTTCCATACATTGTTTTTAAAAAATGTCGTGCGCCCAATTACTAAAGCGGGTAAATGATATAAGTTCATCTCCCCTCTCTTCACCATCTCATACTGTGTTCTAATCCATCCCCCTTTTTATAGTTTATGTAAGGGTGGCATGAAGGAATAAGCAACTCACCTAACGAAGTGCAATTTCAGCATTTGAAGCATATCGAAGCATTGACCTAGATACAACGCATCACATAGCCG includes these proteins:
- a CDS encoding 2-oxoglutarate dehydrogenase E1 component is translated as MPMKSTANDRSPWQNFYGPNLGYIYEQYDAFQNDPNSVEPELRELFEQWGAPPQAEDMESHTPAMPAETAPMVSQENHWEMTNKAVEAGRLVRNIRTFGHLAANIDPIEGPPSEPPSLKLSEYDLTEKDLESIPAKLVWKDAHDDIHTAFDAVKRLREIYTSTLGFEFDHVHNIEERKWLLDYVESGELQKPIHKVKKLDLLQRLSQVEGFEQFLQRTFVGQKRFSIEGVDALVPMLDELVVQVVQKGTRGVLIGMAHRGRLNVLAHVLGKPYHKIFSEFHRSPNKELVPSEGSMGINYGWTGDVKYHLGANRSLTKGKTVAKIRLANNPSHLEFVNPVVAGFTRAAQENRESAGYPVQDVKKALAVFVHGDAAFPGEGVVPETLNLSQLRGYQTGGSIHIIANNRIGFTTQSYDSRSTLYASDLAKGFEIPIVHVNADDIEACIAAVRMACEYREKFNKDFLIDLIGYRRLGHNEMDDPIVTQPLMYQKVNKHPTLRKIYADQLEKEGIITSEKSKEIVETVQTNLKKAYEKIKSELMSPISHDQETNAMYGIETAVPENKLKEINADLLKYPKGFSVYPKLDRILKRRENAFDDGGKIDWALAETFAFATILADGTPIRMTGQDSERGTFAHRNFVLHDPNTGKTHVPLHAIPQAKASFAIHNSPLTETAVLGFEYGYDVYAQDTLVIWEAQFGDFANVAQVIIDQFIAAGRAKWGEKSELVLLLPHGYEGQGPEHSSARLERFLQQAAEHNWTVVNVTTAAQYFHVLRLQAARISHEAWRPLIVMAPKSLLRNPRVASKTEAFTKGKFSTILEQPGLGENKERIERIILCSGKIAVDLEAELDSYEDAKDLLHIIRVEQLYPFPKKEIKEIFSRYNNLKEIVWVQEEPKNMGSWMYIEPRLRGIAPNGVPVKYIGRPERSSPSEGSSDIHNIEQNRILRESLAIQKEKMQSGEGSK
- a CDS encoding YppG family protein, which translates into the protein MVDNNRQWQQRPFSGFPFNGPMPPQQQMPTHPPFFQQMDQQQLQQQPVKRPGFLGQLQKPDGSWDFDKMINHGGQIMSIVNQAKPLVKQMGPLFSLFKR
- a CDS encoding ComZ family protein, with protein sequence MVEQERNMQFMQIAMKYLPEAKELLDRKGIEINMEDLQPVLHLLTQVMSDAYNLGKQEDGQ
- a CDS encoding NAD-dependent epimerase/dehydratase family protein; its protein translation is MQKAVVTGALEFFGFHTCVRLLEESVEVIGIDSLKDNRKVKEEMLLSIGRNSLFQFIDQEQADLNHLDAISGADVFFHFADWPLHVANVDQVTAFCAQEQIPLVFLSTIDVYEKQESLITEETSLKPESTFGKRKMQEEALLLDEAKKGKFPLIIFRLPFVYGPWLESNSLLHDLLQTKHKAILELEGCKDLERQSMYIEDVVEAIWLAVNRGYQLGQIDIYNLSNDEQHISNEKVKNHLSFIPSYSLEEGLKKYNEHVQKVMNHNPSLYD
- a CDS encoding YjzD family protein translates to MRFIMTFIVSFLLIQMVYYVLGNMNSVTYSFANATIMSIIFGILAIVIGESTVSEPDV
- a CDS encoding glycosyltransferase family 2 protein — its product is MKDIHVLFLDNPNQFALEKALHSLDFMKERVAGATIFENRHSFKLHSPSIDIKVEYKTIEKGDLGQTLNNYAQTLTCKYVLFFYGYDYLSSAANQQSFHLNPTQSVITYAYNLQNIVIQRPIFVKTSALQQKKLLSKQQVPFKEAVLSSWLMGFAPSEVKTLKENVVKHIRKKANANALHKQLFLKKFTSQPSLSRVRLPSLAIMISNYNMAQYVETAVTSCMLQNEPADQILIVDDGSTDGSYSRLKKWEKIPGIQLLRKKNGGKARALNQLIPYIDTEFVLELDADDWLDPDALSTMKRLLSVLPKNAVVLYGNLKVWKQGASGEMHFKATNYGKPVKNKQDLLSYRFPLGPRIYRTSSLKENGGFPVIGFQDGRLYEDVSILNGLIKKGQLYYQDFTVYNVREHNSSITKKNHPNWNDFKKYLT